The window TTCGGCCTTTATGCCGCGGGGCTGCTGGGCATCAGCCTGCTGGTGGCCAGCTTCACCGCGCTGGGCCTGTTCATGTCCACCCTCACTGTGCAACCGGCCATCGCCGCCATCAGCACTTTCGCGGTATTGTTGCTGCTGTGGGTGGTGGACTGGTCCGGCAGTCAGGGGAGCGGGGTGCTGGAGTACCTGTCCATCCTGCGCCACTACCAGTCCCTGCTGCGCGGCGTGTTCGACAGCAGCGACCTGGCTTATTATCTGTTGTTCATCGCCACCTTTTTGATTTTGAGCATCCGCCGCCTGGACGCGGACCGGCTCCAGCATTAAGCCATGAAAGTCACTCCCGCAAGTCGCCGCCTCACCCGGCTGCAGAACGCCGTTTTCATCGTCCTGCTGCTGGCCATTGTCGGCGTGCTGGCCTGGCTCAGCACCCGTTACGTCTACCAGGCCGACTGGACCGCCGGCGCCCGCCGCTCCCTGTCGGAAGCCAGCGTGCAGATGCTGGCCAAGCTGGACGGCCCGCTCAATATCACCGCCTTCGCCCGCGACACCCTGGAAACCCGCCGCGGCATCGGTGATTTCATCAAGCGCTACCAACGCTACAAACCCGACATCTCCCTGGAATTCGTCGACCCCGACGCCGCGCCGGCCCGCGCCCGCGAACAGGGCATCACCATGGACGGCGAGCTGGTGCTCAGTTACGGCGGACAGAGCGAGCGTCTCAAACCCTTCGAGCTGCGGGAACAGAGTTTCACCAACGCCCTGCAACGCCTGCTGCGCAGCGGCACCCGCACCCTGGTGTTTCTGGACGGCCACGGCGAACGCCAGCCCGACGGTCAGGCCAATTTCGATCTGTCCACCTGGACCCAGGCCCTGGCCAAAAAAGGCTTCCGCTCCCTCAGCCTGAACTTGGCGCAGAACCCGGAAATTCCGCCGGACACCGACGTGCTGGTTATCGCCGGCCCCCAGGTGGCGATCCTGCCGGGGGAGGTGCGGCGCATTGTGGACTATGTGCAGCAGGGCGGCCGGCTGCTGTGGCTGGGGGAGCCCGGGGGCAATGCCGGCCTGGAGCCGCTGGCGGAACAATTGGGCATCCGCTTCGAGCCCGGCGTGATCGTGGATCTCACCAGCCAGCTCCTGGGAATCCAGAGCCCGGCCATCGCCGCCGTCACCAACTATCCCGCCCACCCCATCACCCGGGACTTCGGCCTGGTGACGGTCTTTCCCGTGGCGGCGGCGCTGGGCCACAGCGCGGATGAGGACGCCCCCTGGGACATCCGCCCTTTTCTGTCCACCAATGCCGGCAGTTGGGCCGAGACGGGCGAACTGGCGGGCGAACTCACCTTCAATGACGGCGCGGATCTGCGCGGCCCCCTGGACATCGGCCTGGCCCTCAGCCGCCCGCTGGACAACGACGCCGACGGCGGCGGGGAACAAGGGGAACAAAGAGCGGTGGTGGTGGGCGACGGGGACTTCCTCGCCAACCGCTACATCGGCAACGCCGGCAATCTGGACCTGGGGCTGCGCATCGTCAACTGGCTGAGCAGCGACGAGGCCCTCATCGACATCCCCGCCAAGACGGCGCCCGATGTCTCCCTCAGCCTCAGTCCCGCCCAGTCCGCGGTCATCGGCTTCGGCTTTTTGCTGGGCGTGCCGGCACTGCTCATCCTCAGCGGCCTGACCGTATGGCTGCGCCGGCGGAGACGCTGACCCATGACCAGGCGCTGGCTGCTCAACCTCATCCTGCTCGCCATCCTGGGTGCGCTGCTGTGGGTGACGGTGCACGAACCGGGCCTGGAACCTGAGCAGGCTGAACTCCCCCCCCTCACCGGGCTCACACCGGAGCAGATCGACACCGTGAAAATCGAACGCCGGGACCAGCCCACCGTGGCATTCAAACGGCGCGGGCAAGGCTGGGTCATGACGGAACCTTACGAGACAGCCGCCAACCCCATGCGCCTGGACAGCCTGGCATTAATCGCTCAGACCAGCAGCCACCGCAGCTTTCTCGCCACCGACGCCGACCTGGCCGGCGCGGGCCTGGCGCGGCCCGGCGTGGTGCTGCATCTGAACGACACGGTCATCCGCTTCGGCGGGGTCAGCCCGGTGGACGGCCGGCGCTATGTGGAGGTCAACCGCAAAGTGCACCTCATCACCGACATGTACTACACCGATCTGGTGGCGGAACCGGCGGCCTTTGTGGCCCGACGCCTTCTTCCCGAAGGCGCTCACATCACCGCCCTGACCCTGCCGGGGCTGCGGATATGGCAGCGCAACGGTCTGTGGACGGCCGAGCCGCCAGCCGACCCTGACAATATTCAGGCCCTGGTGGATGAATGGCAAAGCGCCCAGGCCATCAAGATCCGGGCCGGCGTGGCCGGGGCCGGCGAGCGGGACGCAATCACCGTCCAACTGGACACCGCCAGCGCGCCGCTGACATTCAGCATCGTCCGCCGGGAAGGCACACTGGTCCTGTTCCGCCCCGATCCGGGCCTGGAATTCGACCTCGGTCCCGGCAGCGAGGAAACCTTGCTGGAACTGCCCAAAACCACCCCCCCGGAAACGGAGGACGAGGGAACACCGCCTTAAATGCCCGAACTACCGGAAGTGGAAACCACCCGCCGCGGCATCGCCCCCGCGATGGAAGGCAGGCGGATCACCGCCGTGCGGGTACGGCAGCGCCAGCTCCGAAAGCCGGTGCCCCGGCGCCTGGAGCGGGACCTGCCCGGCCAGTGCCTCCGCCGGGTGTGGCGACGGGGAAAATACCTGCTGCTGGAGGCGGACCAGGGCACGGTCATCATTCATCTGGGCATGTCGGGCAGCCTGCGGCTGGTGGATGCCGCCACCCCCCCCGGCGCCCACGACCACGTGGATTTGTGCTTCAGCGGCGGCCGCTGCCTGCGCCTGCGGGACCCGCGCCGCTTCGGCTTGGTGCTCTGGACCACCGCCGACCCCTTGCGCCACCCCCTGCTGGCGGAACTGGGCCCGGAGCCCCTCACCGAAGACTTTGACGGGGACTATCTGTTCAGGCGTTCCCGCCACCGCAGGCAAGCCGTGAAACTCTTCATCATGGACGGGCGGGTGGTGGCTGGCGTGGGCAATATTTACGCCAATGAGGCCCTGTTCCGCGCCGGGATTCACCCGGCACGGGCGGCGGGGCGCATCAGCCGCCCGCGTCACCACGCCCTGGCGGCCGCCATCAAAGCCACCCTGCGCGCTGCCATCAAGGCCGGCGGCACCACCTTGCAAGACTTCGTGAGCGAAAGCGGGGAGCCGGGTTATTTCCGCCAGCAGCTGACCGTCTACGGCCGCGCCGGCCTGCCCTGCCCCCGCTGCGGCGCCACCATCCGCACCCTGCGCCTGGGCCAGCGGGCCACTTATTACTGCCCGCGCTGCCAGCGCTGAGGGCTGCTCATCCGCCGGCGGGGAAAAGCCCCCGGTGAGCAGGCGGACCCGCTTACAACTTCGGTACGTCGTCCCGGGGACGGGAAGAACGCTCGGGCTCATGGACCGGCCCCCGGCCGCCAGTGACAGGGCGGATATGGATGATCACCCCCCCCTCTTCCAGCACCGTCGTTTCCGCCACACCGCTCAACTCGGCGATGTTCCGCGCCAGATCCCGGTTGGCCGGGTTCTGATGATCGAAGATCAGGTGAGTGATTCCGCTGATGCTCCGCAGCAGAGCCTCGCCGTTTTCGGCGCCGCGC is drawn from Gammaproteobacteria bacterium and contains these coding sequences:
- a CDS encoding DUF4340 domain-containing protein, whose amino-acid sequence is MTRRWLLNLILLAILGALLWVTVHEPGLEPEQAELPPLTGLTPEQIDTVKIERRDQPTVAFKRRGQGWVMTEPYETAANPMRLDSLALIAQTSSHRSFLATDADLAGAGLARPGVVLHLNDTVIRFGGVSPVDGRRYVEVNRKVHLITDMYYTDLVAEPAAFVARRLLPEGAHITALTLPGLRIWQRNGLWTAEPPADPDNIQALVDEWQSAQAIKIRAGVAGAGERDAITVQLDTASAPLTFSIVRREGTLVLFRPDPGLEFDLGPGSEETLLELPKTTPPETEDEGTPP
- the mutM gene encoding bifunctional DNA-formamidopyrimidine glycosylase/DNA-(apurinic or apyrimidinic site) lyase; the protein is MPELPEVETTRRGIAPAMEGRRITAVRVRQRQLRKPVPRRLERDLPGQCLRRVWRRGKYLLLEADQGTVIIHLGMSGSLRLVDAATPPGAHDHVDLCFSGGRCLRLRDPRRFGLVLWTTADPLRHPLLAELGPEPLTEDFDGDYLFRRSRHRRQAVKLFIMDGRVVAGVGNIYANEALFRAGIHPARAAGRISRPRHHALAAAIKATLRAAIKAGGTTLQDFVSESGEPGYFRQQLTVYGRAGLPCPRCGATIRTLRLGQRATYYCPRCQR
- a CDS encoding ABC transporter; the protein is MKVTPASRRLTRLQNAVFIVLLLAIVGVLAWLSTRYVYQADWTAGARRSLSEASVQMLAKLDGPLNITAFARDTLETRRGIGDFIKRYQRYKPDISLEFVDPDAAPARAREQGITMDGELVLSYGGQSERLKPFELREQSFTNALQRLLRSGTRTLVFLDGHGERQPDGQANFDLSTWTQALAKKGFRSLSLNLAQNPEIPPDTDVLVIAGPQVAILPGEVRRIVDYVQQGGRLLWLGEPGGNAGLEPLAEQLGIRFEPGVIVDLTSQLLGIQSPAIAAVTNYPAHPITRDFGLVTVFPVAAALGHSADEDAPWDIRPFLSTNAGSWAETGELAGELTFNDGADLRGPLDIGLALSRPLDNDADGGGEQGEQRAVVVGDGDFLANRYIGNAGNLDLGLRIVNWLSSDEALIDIPAKTAPDVSLSLSPAQSAVIGFGFLLGVPALLILSGLTVWLRRRRR